One part of the Mycolicibacterium aromaticivorans JS19b1 = JCM 16368 genome encodes these proteins:
- a CDS encoding MFS transporter, which produces MNPVTPEANPVRLGGLLSGVLLTQVANSAVHLAQPLLVADLSGSLGTAAFFSAFGTALHMVGTYLGGWPTERFGARRVLAVSTLLRGVVLAGVPAAMALGLLSLTWALVCYSAEALIRGYVDTSVHTIPLELAGHQPRLLDKINSRYELAFELGAVVGPLMLGGLMVWSAQIVSHIVIPVGFALSAACYVLIPERPAIPIEDRNHTHGGAWAGVRYILKHRSLLMVVVGLMLFHLYELRKDLSAFFAKGLLHHPEMVGHIGSAFALGGVAGALLYTVTQRRGSGIGWVFAGVVGTVLLAVGWVPVNLWVMVVAVFLFGVANVCARLVLTRWRQELTPLEHAGGVTAATEFGRTAASVGVDSLVGGAFSSGGSAYGSFGIVGGVLAMFAVAQVAVARYFVRRGNPAL; this is translated from the coding sequence GTGAATCCCGTTACACCGGAGGCCAACCCGGTCCGCTTGGGCGGCCTGCTCAGCGGTGTCCTGCTGACGCAGGTTGCCAACAGTGCGGTCCATCTGGCGCAGCCACTGCTGGTTGCGGATCTGTCCGGGTCGTTGGGCACCGCGGCCTTCTTCTCCGCGTTCGGTACCGCTCTGCATATGGTGGGCACCTACCTCGGAGGTTGGCCGACCGAGCGGTTCGGCGCCCGCCGCGTGCTGGCTGTGTCGACGTTGCTGCGCGGCGTCGTGCTGGCCGGTGTCCCGGCGGCGATGGCCCTCGGTCTGTTGAGCCTGACGTGGGCCCTCGTCTGCTACAGCGCGGAGGCGCTGATTCGCGGATACGTCGACACGTCGGTGCACACAATCCCGCTCGAGCTCGCCGGGCACCAGCCTCGGCTCCTGGACAAGATCAACTCCCGCTACGAACTGGCCTTCGAACTGGGGGCCGTCGTCGGCCCGCTCATGCTCGGCGGCCTGATGGTCTGGTCGGCACAAATCGTGTCGCACATCGTGATTCCGGTCGGTTTCGCGCTGTCGGCGGCGTGCTACGTGTTGATCCCCGAACGTCCGGCCATCCCGATCGAGGACCGCAACCACACGCACGGTGGAGCATGGGCAGGCGTGCGGTACATCCTCAAACACAGGTCTCTCCTGATGGTGGTCGTCGGGCTGATGTTGTTCCACCTCTACGAGTTGCGCAAAGACCTCAGCGCCTTCTTCGCCAAAGGACTGTTGCACCATCCCGAGATGGTGGGGCATATCGGATCGGCGTTCGCGCTCGGCGGTGTTGCCGGCGCGCTGCTGTATACCGTGACGCAGCGCCGCGGCTCCGGAATCGGATGGGTGTTCGCCGGCGTGGTAGGAACGGTGCTGCTCGCCGTGGGCTGGGTTCCGGTGAACCTGTGGGTCATGGTCGTGGCTGTGTTTCTGTTCGGGGTGGCCAACGTCTGCGCTCGACTGGTGCTGACCCGGTGGCGCCAGGAGCTGACCCCGCTGGAGCATGCGGGCGGTGTCACTGCCGCAACGGAATTCGGCCGAACGGCAGCCTCGGTCGGAGTGGACAGTCTGGTCGGTGGGGCGTTCAGCTCGGGCGGGAGCGCCTACGGCTCATTCGGCATCGTGGGCGGCGTGCTCGCGATGTTCGCCGTCGCGCAGGTCGCCGTGGCCCGGTACTTCGTCCGGCGCGGAAACCCGGCCCTCTAG
- a CDS encoding GAP family protein, giving the protein MSTHIAVIATLAVALLFSPETLVLGLVVASDKVVPRQATLAFSAGAISGIAFSTGIGVGIAALTGAPNTSAADHASWPGFIVRILIAAALMAIGIRRAVGAVRHKPITDVSKPQRRPGRLRTRLTERFPGLNPKADLPARQRITRAAMAGFAVCGLHPKVFPIAIAAGHQILEIGHRPERALGAVVFAVIALIPALAPTVVELVRPGAADRIKEGYEQIMKVHGRWIVAVLLLAAAAFVGYNAFDHLPKH; this is encoded by the coding sequence GTGAGCACACACATCGCCGTGATCGCGACGCTCGCGGTCGCGTTGCTGTTCAGTCCCGAGACGTTGGTCCTCGGACTGGTGGTTGCCAGCGACAAGGTGGTGCCACGGCAGGCCACCCTCGCATTCTCCGCAGGCGCGATCTCCGGCATCGCGTTCTCCACCGGCATCGGGGTGGGCATCGCCGCCCTGACGGGCGCCCCGAACACGTCGGCCGCCGACCATGCTTCGTGGCCCGGCTTCATCGTTCGGATCCTGATCGCGGCCGCACTGATGGCGATCGGTATCCGCCGGGCGGTCGGCGCAGTACGGCACAAACCGATCACCGACGTGTCCAAGCCGCAGCGCCGGCCCGGCAGATTGCGCACCCGGCTCACCGAACGCTTTCCCGGACTGAATCCGAAGGCTGATCTGCCCGCCCGCCAACGCATCACGCGTGCGGCGATGGCCGGCTTCGCGGTCTGTGGCTTGCACCCCAAGGTGTTCCCGATCGCGATCGCCGCCGGACATCAGATCCTGGAGATCGGCCACCGGCCGGAACGCGCGCTCGGTGCCGTTGTCTTCGCGGTGATCGCACTCATCCCCGCACTGGCGCCGACCGTCGTCGAGCTGGTACGGCCGGGGGCTGCCGACCGGATCAAGGAAGGCTACGAACAGATCATGAAAGTGCACGGCCGCTGGATCGTCGCTGTGCTGCTGCTCGCCGCGGCCGCATTCGTCGGCTACAACGCATTCGATCACCTGCCGAAGCACTGA
- a CDS encoding IS481 family transposase: MSHANARLTVHGRLLLVERIVKGHRPVSHVAAELGVSRQCAHRWVRRFRDEGVAGLSDRSSRPHRCPRRTSAVIEDAVLELRRASRRGQDWIGAELGLPARTISAILRRHQLPYLRDCDPLTGDVIRSSKATAVRYERARPGELIHMDVKKIGRIPDGGGWKAHGRAKSRSAAQRNARIGFDYVHSVVDDHSRLAYSEILPDEKGATCGEFLARAAEYFRAHGIPTIERLITDNHWSYRRSADVAAVIAGLGAKHVFIKPHCPWQNGKVERYNRTLQTEWAYQQIFTTNDARSAALAPWLEDYNNRRRHSALGGQPPISRLTPTS; this comes from the coding sequence GTGTCCCACGCTAATGCCCGTTTGACCGTTCATGGTCGTCTGCTGCTCGTTGAGCGGATCGTTAAGGGACACCGACCGGTGTCTCATGTCGCTGCCGAATTAGGAGTGTCGCGCCAGTGCGCTCACCGATGGGTGCGCCGGTTTCGCGATGAAGGCGTTGCCGGGTTGTCGGATCGCTCCTCACGACCACACCGCTGCCCGCGCCGCACATCAGCTGTCATTGAAGATGCGGTCCTCGAACTGCGCCGCGCCAGTAGGCGGGGCCAGGACTGGATCGGCGCCGAACTCGGTCTGCCGGCCCGCACGATCTCGGCGATCTTGCGCCGCCACCAGCTGCCGTATCTGAGGGACTGCGACCCGCTGACCGGTGACGTGATCCGGTCATCGAAAGCGACCGCGGTCCGCTACGAACGGGCACGCCCCGGAGAACTAATTCATATGGATGTCAAGAAGATTGGCCGCATCCCTGACGGAGGCGGATGGAAGGCTCACGGCCGAGCCAAGAGCAGATCTGCTGCACAGAGGAACGCGCGCATCGGGTTCGACTACGTGCACTCCGTCGTTGACGACCATTCGCGGCTGGCCTACTCAGAGATCCTGCCCGATGAAAAGGGAGCGACGTGCGGTGAGTTTTTAGCCAGGGCCGCCGAGTACTTCCGCGCCCACGGCATCCCGACCATCGAGAGACTCATCACCGACAACCACTGGAGTTATCGACGCTCCGCCGATGTCGCGGCTGTCATCGCAGGCCTGGGCGCCAAGCACGTCTTCATCAAGCCGCATTGCCCCTGGCAGAACGGGAAAGTGGAGCGCTACAACCGCACCCTGCAGACCGAGTGGGCCTACCAGCAGATATTCACCACCAACGACGCTCGCAGCGCTGCCCTTGCACCCTGGCTCGAGGACTACAACAATCGACGACGCCACTCAGCCCTCGGAGGCCAACCCCCGATCAGCAGACTGACGCCAACGTCCTAG
- a CDS encoding LLM class F420-dependent oxidoreductase: protein MDFRVFVEPQQGATYTDQLAVAQAAESLGYSAFFRSDHYLAMSGDGLPGPTDSWVTLAGIARETSTIRLGTLVTSATFRHPGPLAISVAQVDAMSSGRVDLGIGAGWFDAEHLAYAIPFPPLGERFERLGEQLDIITGLWTTPAGQTFDYDGTHYTVKDSPALPKPVQDPHPPIIIGGNGPKRTPALVARYGAEYNLAFPALDFVEPQYARVRAALSDAGRAPEDIVYSAAFVVCAGRDDAEISRRAQAISREVDELRTNTPLVGTPTEIVDRLGAFIDAGVQRVYLQLLDMSDIDHVELFATEVVRQLA, encoded by the coding sequence ATGGACTTCCGCGTCTTCGTCGAACCCCAGCAAGGTGCCACCTACACCGATCAGCTTGCGGTGGCCCAGGCCGCCGAATCTCTGGGCTACTCAGCCTTTTTCCGCTCCGACCACTACCTGGCGATGAGCGGCGACGGCCTGCCCGGACCCACCGACTCCTGGGTGACGCTGGCCGGCATTGCCCGGGAGACCAGCACCATCAGGCTCGGCACGCTGGTCACCTCCGCCACCTTCCGCCATCCGGGGCCGCTGGCCATCTCGGTGGCTCAGGTCGACGCTATGAGCTCAGGCAGGGTCGATCTCGGTATCGGCGCAGGCTGGTTCGACGCCGAGCATCTCGCTTACGCGATCCCGTTCCCACCGCTGGGTGAACGGTTCGAGCGGTTGGGCGAACAACTCGACATCATCACTGGCCTGTGGACCACGCCGGCGGGCCAGACCTTCGACTACGACGGCACCCACTACACCGTCAAAGACTCGCCCGCGCTGCCCAAGCCCGTACAAGATCCCCATCCGCCGATCATCATCGGCGGCAACGGTCCCAAACGGACGCCGGCCCTGGTCGCCCGCTACGGCGCCGAGTACAACCTCGCGTTCCCCGCCCTGGACTTCGTTGAACCCCAGTACGCCCGAGTGCGCGCCGCGCTGAGCGACGCCGGTCGCGCACCCGAGGACATCGTGTATTCCGCGGCGTTCGTGGTGTGCGCCGGTCGCGACGACGCCGAGATCAGCCGGCGGGCGCAGGCGATTTCCCGGGAAGTCGACGAACTGCGAACCAACACGCCGCTGGTCGGTACGCCCACCGAAATCGTCGACCGGTTGGGGGCGTTCATTGATGCGGGAGTGCAGCGGGTGTACCTCCAACTGCTGGATATGTCCGATATCGACCACGTCGAACTCTTCGCCACCGAGGTGGTCCGGCAACTCGCCTGA
- a CDS encoding dynamin-like GTPase family protein translates to MSTSDQVRAILGGTRRAYQGEPAYRERPDVFNELDRIAGRLNQPIRIALAGTLKAGKSTLVNALVGENIAPTDATEATRIVTWFRHGPIPKVTANHVGGRRSNVPIARDGGLTFDFGRLDANDIVDLDVEWPAAELIDATIIDTPGTSSLSRDVSERTLRLLVPEDGVPRVDAVVFLLRTLNAADIALLKQIGELVGGSSGALGVIGVASRADEIGAGRLDAMMSAKDVAQRFTGELDRTGICQAVVPVSGLLALTARTLRQSEFAALEKLAAVDANELNKAMLSVDRFVREDSALPVDAQTRAQLLDRFGMFGLRISIAVLRAGVATDSVTLADELLERSGLVALRDVIDQQFAQRSELLKAHTALVSLRRFVEIHPITATPYIIADIDPLLADTHAFEELRLLSQLRSRPTTLTEDEMASLRRVIGGSGTDAASRLGLTAETPGDGPRAAFAAAQRWRRRADHPLNDPFTTRACRAAVRSAEALVAMYAAGG, encoded by the coding sequence ATGAGCACCAGCGATCAGGTTCGCGCCATCCTGGGCGGCACCCGTCGTGCCTACCAGGGTGAACCGGCATACCGCGAGCGGCCCGACGTCTTCAACGAACTGGACCGCATCGCCGGGCGGCTCAACCAGCCGATCCGCATCGCGCTGGCAGGCACGCTCAAAGCCGGCAAGTCGACTCTGGTCAACGCGCTGGTGGGGGAGAACATCGCGCCCACCGATGCGACCGAGGCCACCCGCATCGTCACATGGTTTCGGCACGGCCCGATCCCGAAGGTCACCGCCAACCACGTCGGCGGACGGCGCTCCAATGTGCCGATCGCCCGCGATGGCGGGCTGACCTTCGACTTCGGCCGCCTGGATGCCAACGACATCGTCGATCTCGACGTCGAGTGGCCGGCCGCCGAACTGATCGACGCGACGATCATCGACACGCCAGGCACATCATCGCTGTCGCGCGATGTCTCCGAACGCACGCTGCGGCTATTGGTGCCCGAGGACGGTGTACCGCGAGTCGACGCAGTGGTGTTCCTGCTGCGCACGCTGAACGCCGCGGACATCGCTCTGCTCAAGCAGATCGGGGAGCTGGTCGGCGGATCCTCGGGTGCACTCGGGGTGATCGGGGTGGCCTCCCGGGCCGACGAGATCGGCGCAGGCCGCCTCGACGCGATGATGTCGGCCAAGGATGTCGCGCAGCGATTCACCGGTGAACTGGACCGGACCGGCATCTGTCAGGCGGTCGTTCCGGTCTCGGGACTGCTGGCGCTGACCGCCCGGACCCTGCGGCAGAGCGAGTTCGCCGCACTGGAGAAGCTCGCGGCGGTCGATGCCAACGAGCTCAACAAGGCGATGCTCTCCGTGGACCGCTTCGTTCGCGAGGACAGTGCCCTGCCGGTGGACGCTCAGACCCGTGCCCAGCTTCTGGACCGGTTCGGCATGTTCGGCCTGCGGATCTCGATCGCGGTGTTGCGGGCAGGCGTGGCAACGGATTCCGTCACCCTGGCCGACGAGCTACTCGAACGCAGCGGCCTGGTAGCGCTGCGCGACGTGATCGATCAACAGTTCGCGCAGCGCTCCGAACTACTCAAGGCGCACACCGCCCTGGTCTCGTTGCGCCGCTTCGTCGAGATACACCCGATCACCGCGACGCCGTACATCATCGCCGACATCGACCCGCTGCTGGCCGACACCCACGCCTTCGAAGAACTCCGGCTGCTCAGCCAACTACGTTCTCGGCCAACGACTTTGACCGAAGACGAGATGGCCTCCCTGCGTCGGGTGATCGGTGGCTCCGGTACCGACGCGGCAAGCCGGCTGGGATTGACCGCCGAAACGCCCGGCGACGGGCCGCGCGCCGCCTTCGCGGCGGCACAGCGCTGGCGTCGCCGCGCCGACCATCCGCTGAACGATCCATTCACCACCAGGGCCTGTCGCGCCGCGGTGCGCAGCGCCGAGGCGCTGGTCGCGATGTACGCCGCAGGCGGTTAG
- a CDS encoding TIGR03617 family F420-dependent LLM class oxidoreductase: MDVDVMTTALPLGQIGSLAQRTQAAGFSGMLFTETGRTPYLNAAVASQAAPGLQLSTGVAVAFPRSPFITAATAWELQEGSGGRFRLGLGTQVRTHVVRRYGTEFERPGPRLRDYVLAVKACFAAFRTGTLDHHGEFYNLDFITAQWSAGPIDEPDPKVDIAAVNPWMLRMAGEVADGVHVHPIGEPGYIARHVVPKVAEGAAKSGRSPSDIALIVPVMTIVGDTDEERAAERERVRFSMSFYGSTPNYAFIWDEAGFDGTTARIREKQKAGDINGMAAQITDDHIATFATESSWDGLADALAERYGDTATRIVLYNALGDDERFERYGEVARQLSHSTARPGPPAG, translated from the coding sequence GTGGACGTCGACGTCATGACCACTGCGCTGCCGCTGGGACAAATCGGCAGCCTCGCCCAACGCACCCAGGCCGCCGGTTTCTCCGGCATGCTCTTCACCGAGACCGGCCGGACCCCGTACCTCAACGCCGCGGTGGCGTCGCAAGCTGCGCCGGGACTCCAGCTCTCGACCGGTGTCGCGGTCGCGTTTCCGCGCAGCCCGTTCATCACGGCAGCGACCGCGTGGGAACTGCAGGAAGGCAGCGGCGGACGCTTCCGGCTGGGCCTGGGCACCCAGGTGCGCACCCACGTCGTGCGGCGGTACGGCACAGAGTTCGAACGTCCCGGCCCGCGACTGCGCGACTATGTGCTGGCCGTCAAGGCCTGCTTCGCCGCCTTCCGCACCGGCACCCTCGACCACCACGGCGAGTTCTACAACCTGGACTTCATCACCGCGCAGTGGAGTGCCGGACCCATCGACGAACCCGACCCGAAGGTCGACATCGCGGCGGTGAACCCCTGGATGCTTCGGATGGCCGGCGAGGTGGCCGACGGTGTGCACGTCCACCCGATCGGGGAGCCTGGCTACATCGCTCGCCATGTGGTGCCCAAAGTCGCTGAGGGAGCGGCGAAATCGGGGCGCTCGCCGTCCGACATCGCGCTGATCGTGCCCGTGATGACCATCGTCGGCGACACCGACGAGGAACGCGCGGCCGAGCGTGAGCGGGTGCGTTTCTCCATGAGCTTCTACGGCAGCACCCCCAACTATGCGTTCATCTGGGATGAGGCCGGCTTCGACGGCACCACCGCCCGCATCCGCGAGAAGCAGAAGGCCGGTGACATCAACGGGATGGCGGCGCAGATCACCGACGACCACATCGCCACGTTCGCCACCGAGTCGAGCTGGGACGGGCTGGCCGATGCGCTGGCCGAGCGATACGGCGACACCGCGACCCGCATCGTGCTCTACAACGCGCTGGGCGACGACGAGCGCTTCGAGCGCTACGGCGAGGTGGCGCGACAACTCTCGCACAGCACCGCGCGCCCAGGCCCTCCGGCGGGGTAA
- a CDS encoding acyl-CoA dehydrogenase family protein, translating into MTDTGGLLFNPNTYDPQQFDPETRRQLTALIGWFEERGKARLLQDDHDAVWVSDFLDFVGQERIFATFLTPSEFGLGDDNKRWDTFRNAALSEILGFYGLAYWYAEQVTILGLGPIWQSDNIKAKERAAAQLDAGGVMAFALSEREHGADIYDTDMILTPADDDGLAFRASGEKYYIGNGNVAGMVSVFSRRADVEGPDGYVWFVADSAHPAYELIGNVVRGQMYVSTFALHDYPVREEDILCVGPEAFSVALNTVNVGKFNLCTASIGMCEHAFYEAITHANNRILYGNPVTDFPHVQAGLVEAYARLAAMKLFSDRAIDYFRSASLEDRRYLLFNPATKAKVTSEGEKVVVQLWDIMAAKGFERDTYFTQVTRLIGALPRLEGTVHVNVAQILKFMPNYLLNPADYPEIGTRDDPADDTFFWAQGPARGASKVQFADWVPVFESASAIPNVARFLEQARALQQLLLTAAPSAEQQKDLDFMLVIGHLFTLVVYGQLILEQARLRAIDPDLVDQIFDVQVRDFSAYAVALHGKANSTPAQQEWALRAVRKPVTDTDRFDRVWRQVKAYDGAYAMRP; encoded by the coding sequence ATGACCGACACCGGCGGCCTGTTGTTCAACCCGAACACGTACGACCCGCAACAGTTCGATCCCGAGACGCGACGTCAGCTCACAGCGTTGATCGGGTGGTTCGAGGAGCGCGGCAAGGCGCGCCTGCTCCAGGACGACCACGACGCGGTATGGGTGTCGGACTTCCTGGACTTCGTCGGGCAGGAGCGGATCTTCGCGACGTTCCTGACCCCGTCGGAATTCGGACTCGGGGATGACAACAAGCGTTGGGATACCTTCCGCAATGCCGCGCTCAGCGAGATCCTCGGTTTTTACGGCCTGGCGTACTGGTACGCCGAGCAGGTCACCATCCTCGGATTGGGCCCAATCTGGCAGAGCGACAACATCAAAGCGAAGGAACGGGCCGCTGCGCAGCTCGACGCCGGCGGGGTGATGGCGTTCGCGTTGTCCGAACGCGAGCACGGCGCCGACATCTACGACACCGACATGATCCTCACGCCGGCCGACGACGACGGCCTGGCCTTCCGTGCGAGCGGCGAGAAGTATTACATCGGCAACGGCAACGTGGCCGGGATGGTATCGGTGTTCTCTCGCCGGGCGGACGTGGAAGGTCCGGACGGCTACGTGTGGTTCGTCGCGGACAGCGCGCACCCGGCCTACGAGCTGATCGGCAACGTCGTGCGCGGGCAGATGTACGTCAGCACCTTCGCGCTGCACGACTACCCGGTGCGGGAGGAAGACATCCTGTGCGTTGGGCCCGAAGCGTTTTCGGTGGCGCTCAACACCGTCAACGTCGGAAAGTTCAATCTGTGCACCGCGTCGATCGGAATGTGTGAGCACGCGTTCTACGAAGCGATCACCCACGCCAACAACCGGATTCTGTATGGCAACCCGGTGACCGACTTCCCGCACGTGCAGGCCGGGCTGGTCGAGGCATATGCCCGGCTGGCCGCGATGAAACTGTTCAGCGACCGCGCAATCGACTACTTCCGCAGTGCCAGTCTCGAGGACCGTCGCTACCTGCTGTTCAACCCGGCGACAAAGGCGAAGGTGACCTCCGAGGGCGAGAAGGTGGTGGTCCAGCTGTGGGACATCATGGCCGCCAAGGGTTTCGAGCGTGACACCTACTTCACCCAGGTGACTCGCCTCATCGGTGCGCTCCCGCGACTGGAGGGCACTGTGCACGTCAACGTCGCCCAGATCCTCAAGTTCATGCCCAACTATCTGCTCAACCCGGCGGACTATCCCGAGATCGGCACCCGCGACGATCCGGCCGACGACACCTTCTTCTGGGCGCAGGGTCCGGCGCGCGGCGCCTCCAAGGTGCAGTTCGCCGACTGGGTGCCGGTGTTCGAAAGCGCCTCCGCGATACCGAACGTCGCCCGCTTCCTCGAGCAGGCGCGGGCGCTGCAGCAGCTGCTGCTCACCGCAGCCCCCAGCGCCGAGCAACAGAAGGACCTCGACTTCATGCTCGTCATCGGTCACCTGTTCACCCTGGTGGTGTACGGGCAGCTGATCCTGGAGCAGGCACGGTTGCGCGCAATCGATCCGGATTTGGTGGACCAGATCTTCGACGTGCAGGTGCGGGACTTCTCGGCCTACGCGGTTGCGCTGCACGGTAAAGCGAATTCTACTCCGGCGCAACAGGAATGGGCGCTGCGTGCGGTGCGCAAACCCGTCACCGACACCGATCGCTTCGACCGGGTATGGAGACAGGTCAAAGCGTACGACGGCGCTTATGCGATGCGGCCATAG
- a CDS encoding SDR family oxidoreductase — translation MGTYVVTGSASGMGRAVAERLRANGHTVIGVDVQPAEVVADLSTPAGRRAAANAVLSACGGRLDGAVLAAGVGPTPGRDQPRRILEVNYFGVVELLQAWRPALAAGERAKVVAFSSNSTTTMPAIPGRAIRALLAGDVDKAARALRIFGRAASSMAYGASKVAVSRWVRRHAVTRDWAGAGIRLNALAPGAILTPLLEKQLSTPAEAKAIHSFPVPIGGFGDAGHLADWVVFMLSDSADFLCGSVLFVDGGSDAYFRSDDWPGPVPARRLAAYLRKFKRFTSFS, via the coding sequence ATGGGTACCTATGTCGTCACCGGCTCTGCCTCGGGCATGGGTCGGGCGGTCGCCGAGCGGCTGCGGGCCAATGGGCACACCGTGATCGGGGTGGACGTCCAGCCCGCCGAGGTGGTGGCCGATCTGTCCACTCCGGCCGGTCGCCGCGCGGCCGCCAACGCCGTACTCAGCGCGTGCGGTGGACGCCTGGATGGTGCGGTGCTGGCGGCCGGGGTCGGACCGACCCCCGGCCGGGACCAGCCGCGCCGCATCCTCGAGGTCAACTACTTCGGCGTCGTGGAACTCCTGCAGGCGTGGCGGCCGGCACTGGCCGCCGGTGAACGCGCCAAAGTCGTGGCATTCTCCAGCAATTCGACCACCACCATGCCGGCAATCCCCGGCCGTGCGATCCGCGCCCTGCTGGCGGGTGACGTCGACAAGGCCGCTCGCGCACTACGCATCTTCGGCCGCGCCGCGTCGTCGATGGCCTACGGCGCCTCGAAAGTGGCGGTGAGCCGCTGGGTTCGCCGTCACGCGGTGACGCGCGACTGGGCCGGCGCCGGAATCCGGCTCAATGCCCTCGCTCCCGGAGCCATCCTGACACCGCTGCTGGAGAAGCAGCTGTCCACCCCGGCCGAGGCCAAGGCCATCCATTCGTTCCCGGTACCGATCGGTGGTTTCGGCGATGCCGGGCACCTGGCCGACTGGGTGGTGTTCATGCTGTCAGATTCCGCGGATTTCCTCTGCGGCAGCGTTCTTTTCGTCGACGGCGGATCCGACGCCTATTTCCGGTCCGACGACTGGCCGGGCCCGGTTCCGGCACGACGACTGGCGGCGTACCTGCGAAAATTCAAACGGTTCACGAGCTTCTCGTAA